GATGGGCTACGACGACCGAGACCTCTCCTCGCCGATGGTCGGGGTCGCCAACCCGGCGGCGGACATCACGCCATGTAACGTCCACCTCGACGACGTGGCAGAGGCCGCGATCGAGGGCGTCGACGACGCCGAGGGGATGCCCATCGAGTTCGGAACCATCACCATCTCCGATGCCATCTCGATGGGCCACGAGGGGATGAAGGCCTCGCTGATCAGCCGGGAGGTCATCGCCGATTCGGTCGAGCTCGTGGCGTTCGGCGAGAAGATGGACGCGCTGGTGACGGTCGCGGGCTGCGATAAGAACCTGCCCGGGATGATGATGGCCGCGATCCGCACGGACCTCCCATCGGTGTTCCTCTACGGCGGCTCGATCATGCCCGGCGAGCACGACGGGCGGGAGATAACGGTCCAAAACGTCTTCGAGGGCGTCGGCGCCGTGAGCTCCGGCGAGATGAGCGAGGACGAGCTGGTGGAGATGGAACACGAGGCCTGTCCCGGCGCTGGCTCGTGTGGCGGGATGTTCACCGCCAATACGATGGCTTCGATCTCCGAGGCGGTCGGGCTCGCGCCGCTCGGATCCGCGAGTGCGCCGGCCGAGACCGACGAGCGATACGAGATCTCCCGCCGGGCGGGGGAACTCGCGCTCGAATGCGTCGAGGAGGACCGCACCCCCTCGACGATTCTCTCGAAGGAGAGCTTCGAGAACGCCATCGCCGTCCAAGTCGCGATGGGCGGCTCGACCAACGCCGTGCTCCACCTGCTGGCGATGGCCGCCGAGGCCGGTATCGACCTCGACATCGAGGAATTCGACGAGATCTCCAGGAGAACGCCCAAGATCGCGAACCTCCAGCCCGGCGGCACCCGCGTCATGAAGGACCTCTGGGAGCAGGGCGGCGTTCCCGTCGTGATGCGCCGGCTGCTCGAGGCGGGCTACGTCCACGGCGACGCGATGACCGTCACCGGGCGCACGATCGCCGAGGAGATCGACCATCTCGAAGAAGCGGGCGAGATCCCCGCCGACGGCGAGGTCGACGCCGACTTCATCTACACCACGGAGGAGCCCTACCAGGACGAGGGCGCGATCAAGATCTTGACCGGCAATCTCGCCCCGGAGGGCGCGGTACTGAAGGTGACCGGCGACGACGCCTTCCACCACGAGGGGCCCGCGAGGGTGTTCGAGAACGAGGAAGAAGCGATGAAATACGTACAAGAGGGCCACATCTCCTCGGGCGACGTGCTCGTCATCAGAAACGAGGGTCCGCGTGGCGGACCGGGCATGCGCGAGATGCTCGGAGTCACCGCCGCCGTGGTCGGTCAGGGTCACGAGGACGACGTGGCGCTCCTCACTGACGGTCGGTTCTCGGGTGCGACCCGCGGCCCGATGATCGGCCACGTCGCCCCCGAAGCCGCCGACGGCGGCCCCATCGGGCTGATCGAGGAGGGCGATACGATCACTGTCGACATCCCCGAGCGAACACTGTCCGTGGACCTGAGCGACGGTGAACTCGCGGATCGCCGCGAGGGCTGGGAGCGCGCGGAGCCCCAGTACACGACCGGCGTACTCGCCAAATACGGCGCGGCCTTCGGCTCGGCGGCCAACGGCGCGGTGACGAACCCCGGCGCGAAGCGCGAGTAAACGACGGCCAAAATAGTTCTGTCACACGTATATTCATATTCGATATGAATGGAACGGGTCGGTTCCGTCTCTCGCAGGTGGTCGGTGGCGTCAGTTTGACGGCGCTTGCGGTGGTGGGGTTCCGACTGGCCGACCTCGACACGGTGATGGCGTTCGTGATGGTCGGATTACTCGTTGGTGGTGTGGGGTTGGTGCTCGAAAACGGCTACTACGCGCTGAACCCGGCTGCCGACGGATTCGAGCCGGGACCAGTCATGTACTACGGTTCGTTCGTCAGTAGCGGGGTCGTCCTCCTCACAGTGGTTTTGGCTGCCGTACTCTGAGATCCATCAAGCCGACACGGCGGTCCAGAACCGAGGATCACCGGTTCACGACGACGAGCCCGACCAGCGCGACCCCAACCAGCGGAATCCCGATCCCCGAGAGGCCGGTGCCGTAGGCGAAGTCGGCGACCGTGTGGACGACGCCGACGAACCCGAGCGCGAGGAGGAGGAGGCTGGCGACGAGCGATCGTTTGTCCATGTCGGTAGGGAGGACGGACGGGTCATGAACCCGTCGCCGACCATCGAACCGACCGGCCGCTTTTATGCGGCTGGCCGAACTCAGTGGGGGTATCCCCGATGGAGGCGATGGACGACGGACGGGCGACGGCCGGTGAGCGACGAGCGACGCACGAGCCCGTGCGATGAACGCGCATTCGGCCTTCGAACTCCCGGTGTCCGACCCGGTCCTCGTCTTCGCGCTGGCGATGATCGTCTTCCTCGTCGCGCCGCTTTGCTTCCAACGCTATCGCCTGCCCGGGATCGTCGGAGTCATCCTCGTCGGGGCGCTCATCGGCCCGAACGCACTCGGGATCCTCGATCGCGGCGAGACGATCGTCCTGCTGGGGGAGGTCGGGCTGATCTATCTCATGTTCGTCGCGGGCCTCGAGATCGACCTGAACCAGTTCTTCGAGAACGCCGATCGGAGCGTCGTCTTCGGCCTGCTCTCGTTTCTGGTTCCGCAGGCCGTCGGGACGGTTGCGGGCGTGTTCGTCCTCGGCCTCTCGATCCCGGCGGCGTCGCTGTTCGCCTCGATTTTCGCCTCCCACACCCTGCTCGCCTACCCGGTGGCAAACCGGCTGGGAATCGTCACCGACGAGGCGATGACCGTGACCATCGGCGGGACGATCCTCACCGATACGCTCGCCCTGCTCGTGCTCGCGGTGGTCGTGGCCGGGGCACAGGGGACGCTCGACGCGGCGTTCTGGGTACGACTCGTTCTCGGACTCGCGCTGTTTTTCGCTGGAATCTGGGTCCTCGTCCCTCGCCTGGGCGCGTGGTTCTTCCGCACGGTCGACGAGGAGAGCTACTTCGAGTTCCTCTTCGTCATGAGTATCCTGTTCGTCTGCGCGTACGCGGCCGAGGTCGTGGGGATCGAGCCCATCGTCGGGGCCTTTCTGGCGGGATTGGTCCTCAACCGACTGATCCCCGACCACGGTGCGCTGATGAACCGCATCGAGTTCGTCGGCAACGCGCTGTTCATCCCCTTCTTCCTGCTCTCGGTCGGGATGCTCGTCGACGTCCGCGCGATCGCCGCGGGTCCCCGTACACTCCTGATCGCAGGCGTCCTCGTCGTGAGCGTACTGGTCACGAAGTACCTCGCGGCGTGGCTGACCGGCCGTCTCTACGGCTACAGCGACGTGCAGGTCGAAGGGATGTTCGGCCTCTCGCTGGGGCAGGCCGCCGCCGCGCTGGCGATCGTCCTGATCGGCTTCGAGGTGGGAATCGACGGCTTCGATCGGGAGATGGTCAACGCCGTCGTCCTGATGATCCTCGCGGCCAGCGTGATCAGCCCCGCCGTCGTCGAGCGGGCCGGAAAGCGGATCGCACTCGTCGCCGATCGGGACGTCGCCGACGCGGCGAGTCACCAGCGGGTGTTGGTTCCCCTCTCGCCGAAAACGGAACACCGCGAGGAGCTGGTCGACCTCGCGCTCTCGATTCGCGAACCGCGTTCCCGCGAGCCGATTAGGGCGTTGACGGTGATCGAGCCCGGCGAGGACGCCGATCTACGGGTCGCTCGGGCCGAGTCGGTGCTCGACGAGGTCGTCGAGTACGCCGCCGGAGCCGAGGCGGCCGTCGACACCCGGACCCGGCTCAACTACAACGTCGCGTCGGGGATCGTCAACGCGGGCGTCGAAAACCGGATCACGACGTTCGTCATCGGCTGGGACGGCGCCCGCTCGCGACGCCAGCGGGTGGTCGGCGACGTGATCGACCAGGTGCTCGGGCGGACCACGCAGCTCGTCCTCGTCTCGCGGATTCGCGGCCCGCTCAACGCGACCCGCGAGGTCGTCGTGCTGCTCCCACCGGAGATCGACCACAACGTCGGGTTCGATGGGGCGCTCGGCGCGATCGGAGCGCTGACGGACGGCGCCGGCGCGCGCGTCCGTGCGGTGGCGGTCGGCTGGGACGCCGCCGAGGCGAGGCGGGCGTTCGAGTCGGTCGGGTCGTCCGTCGGCGCGGGGTTCGAGGACGTCGCGGACTGGAAGGCGCTGCTCGAACTGCTTCGCGACGACGTCTCGGCCGATGATCTGGTGGTCTGTATGAGCGCGCGACGGGGGACGGTCGGCTGGCACCCCCAGCTACAGACGCTACCGAAAAGCATCTCGACGCTCGTCGACGGCGACTTCGTCGTGGTCTACCCGGCGAGCGCAGAGCGCGCCGACGACCGGCAGTTCCTCCGGCTGCGATGAGTCACTCGACGAGCAGCGAGTAGGCGATCAACGAGAAGCCGGCAAGCACGAACAGCCCCTCGACGAGCACGCCCAGCCCGAGCCAGACGTCGAGGATCTCGAAGGCGAAACCGGCCAGCGCGCTCCCAAGGGTCACGAGCGCGAAGCCTGCCGCGAGGAACCCGAGCGATCGACTCCGCGTGCGCCGAGAGGCCCTGTACGCGAAGTAGGTGACCGCCCCGCCCGCGACGACCGTCAGCGTCTTGACGACCACCAGGGCGATCGTCACCCACTCGGGGGCCGATTCGTGGACCATCAGAGTCCCTCCTTGACCTCCGACCAGAGCGACGCGAGGCGCTCGTCGGCGGTTCGCGCGGGTCGGGTGATCGTCAGTTCGAACCGACGGTCCTCGTCGATCGAGAGCAACACCTCCTCGAAGGCGAGGCGATACCGGCTGGTGTGTCTGCCGTCGGCCCGGATCTCGATCGACTCCTCCAGCAGCGTCGCCTCGGTCATCGTATCCAGTTTGCGATAGGTCGTCGACAACGGAACGTCGCAGGCCTCGCTCAGTTCGCTCGCGGTCATCGCGCTCTCGACTGTTTCGGCGATCTCCCGGCAGTCGTCGTCACAGAGCGCTTCGAGAACCGTCGTCAGTTCGGGTTCGGTCCCCTCGGCGAACGGATCCCTGACCATTCGGATGACCGTTTACGACGGACCGATATAACAGGTGTGTCTCGGCGGACGTCGGGTCGGCAGGCCACGCCACGTATAAGCATCCGGCGGCCGAACGCGCGGCTATGTCCGTCGAGGGATTTTTGAGCGGGTTCGACGCGCGCGACTGGGAGGACGGGCGACCCGAAGGGACGGTCCGCCTCGCGATGGTCGGGATGGCTGGTGGACGACCGAGCAGGCGATCCCCGCGACCGAGGGAAGCGACTACTGCGAGACGATGCTCAAGGAGGTCGATTACTTCGCGTACTGTCTGCTGACCGGCGCCGATCCGGTGCCCGGTGGCGAGCACGGGGCGGTAGACATCCGGGCGATCGAGGGCGTCTACGAGGCCGCCGAGTCGGGCGATCGCATCGAGCTATAGCGACTGGAAGGATTCGCCCGCAAGCGGGCTTTCGACTTCGAGGCCGTTTTCGGCGAGCAGCCGGACCGCCAGCCGGTCGTGGAGGAACGCCTGCTGGTCGAGGTCGAGACCCTTGTAGGTGACCTCGGTGATCCACCCCGTCGTCCCGAGGTCCGCTCCCGCTTTCATCACGGCCATCAGCCGCTCCTCGTTGCTCTGTTCGATCTCCGACCCGCTGACCGTTCCCGACTGGAAGGCGTACTCCGGGTTCTCCTCGAGGAACGCCGTCATCACCTCCTCGTTCATGTACTCGGCCGCGGTCGCCGCGTCCCTGGTCGCGCCCTCGACCGAGGACGGGAAGATCATCTGGCCGACTGCACCGTCATCGACGCCGATGATCCCCCGGGAGGTGTGCATGTCGATCAGGCAGTCGGGCTCGTACTCAGTTATTTCGTCCCAGAGCCCGCGGGCGATCCCCGTCGTCGGTGCCTCGCCGACCGGGAACTGCCGGTTCAGGTCGCCATCCGGGCCGTGGCGGGTTTCCTCGTCGACGGCCGGCTTGTTCGCCTCGGGGATCACGACCAGTCGCCCGCCGGCGAGGTCGTACTCGGTGACGGTTCGGGCACCCTCGACCCCGCCGGTCTCGTTGCCGTGGACGCCCCCGAGGACCATACCCGTGGGGCCGTCACCCGCGCGCAGGACGTGGACGCTCGTCTCGTACGCCGTTCCTTCCATCATCGCGTGTGTCTCCCGTTCGGTTTCGGGCGGGTCGTCGGACCCGTTCGTCGTGTCGTCGGGTTCGTTCGTGGAGTCGTTTCCACCCCCTCCGATACAGCCGGCGACGGTCGCCGCGAGGGCACCACCGGCGGTTCGGAGGACGGTCCGACGGGAGAAGCGGGGCACAGTCATCAACCGACTGGTAGGTCCCACCGGGGATAAACGTCCTGAGATGGAGTCCGCTCACAGCAGCGCGTAGCCGATACCGAACGAGAGTGCGGCGACCGTGATCGTCGCGAGCGCGGTGAGAACCGGCGTCAGAACCCCCTCCGCTGACGGACGGGGGCGGCCGAGGCCGAGTGCCGACCGGCCCGAGCCCGGTCTGTACGCGCGGCGCACGAGGGGTGCGGGGCCGACGATGCCGACCCCGAGGACGCCGACGACGAACCGGTAGGCCGAGTCGACGGTCGGCGCCGGAAGCGCGAGCACGGCGCCCACGTAGACGATTCCGAGGGTCGCGCGCCACTGGACGTGCTCGCGGACTGAACAGTCGGCCAGCCGACAGTAGACGAGGACGGCCAACCAGATCGTCGCCAGTTCGAGGCCGAACGTTCCGAGCAGGTGGAGCGTCGGGTCCGTGCTCAGGAGGACGCGACCGTCGAGAAACCGGACGTCGAACGGGTAGAGAAACAGCGGCGGCTCGCCGGTGAAGAGGTCACCGAACGGGTGGCTCAACAGCCCGACCAGCGCCGCCGCGCCGATCGATCGGGGGCCGAACCCGCCGCTACGGACGGCCGCGGTCGCGACCGCGAGCCCGGCGAGGACGAACGCTGCCATCACGGCGAGCCCGAGCGGTCCGCTCGAAATCCCGGTGAGGACGACCCCGACCAACACCGCAAGTCCCGCGAGCCGCCACGACCCGAACCGGGACGGAGCCGAGATACCGCGCGCCCAGAGCGCGACCCCGACGGCGCTCGCAAGCCCGACCGGAAGCGAGTGGGTGAGCACGCGGTGGACGAGCGTGCTCGCGCTCCAGAAGCCGGAAACGGCGCCGGACTCGCCGACCAGTCCCGATAGCGCGTACAGCATGTCGACGTCGGGGATCGTCGCGAACGCCCCGCCGAGGAGGCCGAGAACGAGCGCGCGCTCGCGGTCGTGCCCAAGGCGGTGTGCGCCGCCGGCGACCAGGGCGAACGCCAGCATCGCGTGCCCGACGAACATACCGTCCCAACGACGCCCGCAACGATAAGCGATTCGCGACGGTTCAGCGCGTCTCGAAGTGAGCCGCGATCGAGTCGACGAGGTCGTTGAGGTGAGAGGTGCCCCAGATCGCGACGACGATCGCGCCGATCGTGTTGAACACGAGATCGAGCATCGTGTCCTCGAGACCGTACTGTGTCAGAACCGAGCCGAACCCGAGCGCCGGGCCGATCGACCCGAGGGCGAACTCGATGACCTCCCAGAAGACGCCAAAGGCGAGCACGAACAGGAGGATGAACACGAACATGAACCGCGGGGGGAGGTGAACGTCCTCGGTGTGGAGGTCGACCGCCCGGGCGGCGGCGTAGCCGACGGCGGCGACGACCGAGGCGGACAGCCCATGCGTGAGGTGATCCCACCACCAGACCGTTCGATACAGGTTGAGTGGGCTTCCGGGCAGACCCACGGTGCCGAGGGCGTGAAGGAACACGGCGGCGGTGATCCAGAGGATC
The sequence above is a segment of the Halalkalicoccus subterraneus genome. Coding sequences within it:
- a CDS encoding cation:proton antiporter; amino-acid sequence: MNAHSAFELPVSDPVLVFALAMIVFLVAPLCFQRYRLPGIVGVILVGALIGPNALGILDRGETIVLLGEVGLIYLMFVAGLEIDLNQFFENADRSVVFGLLSFLVPQAVGTVAGVFVLGLSIPAASLFASIFASHTLLAYPVANRLGIVTDEAMTVTIGGTILTDTLALLVLAVVVAGAQGTLDAAFWVRLVLGLALFFAGIWVLVPRLGAWFFRTVDEESYFEFLFVMSILFVCAYAAEVVGIEPIVGAFLAGLVLNRLIPDHGALMNRIEFVGNALFIPFFLLSVGMLVDVRAIAAGPRTLLIAGVLVVSVLVTKYLAAWLTGRLYGYSDVQVEGMFGLSLGQAAAALAIVLIGFEVGIDGFDREMVNAVVLMILAASVISPAVVERAGKRIALVADRDVADAASHQRVLVPLSPKTEHREELVDLALSIREPRSREPIRALTVIEPGEDADLRVARAESVLDEVVEYAAGAEAAVDTRTRLNYNVASGIVNAGVENRITTFVIGWDGARSRRQRVVGDVIDQVLGRTTQLVLVSRIRGPLNATREVVVLLPPEIDHNVGFDGALGAIGALTDGAGARVRAVAVGWDAAEARRAFESVGSSVGAGFEDVADWKALLELLRDDVSADDLVVCMSARRGTVGWHPQLQTLPKSISTLVDGDFVVVYPASAERADDRQFLRLR
- the ilvD gene encoding dihydroxy-acid dehydratase — its product is MSNTPQQERRRETGEKREDLPSREVTEGPERAPHRAMFRAMGYDDRDLSSPMVGVANPAADITPCNVHLDDVAEAAIEGVDDAEGMPIEFGTITISDAISMGHEGMKASLISREVIADSVELVAFGEKMDALVTVAGCDKNLPGMMMAAIRTDLPSVFLYGGSIMPGEHDGREITVQNVFEGVGAVSSGEMSEDELVEMEHEACPGAGSCGGMFTANTMASISEAVGLAPLGSASAPAETDERYEISRRAGELALECVEEDRTPSTILSKESFENAIAVQVAMGGSTNAVLHLLAMAAEAGIDLDIEEFDEISRRTPKIANLQPGGTRVMKDLWEQGGVPVVMRRLLEAGYVHGDAMTVTGRTIAEEIDHLEEAGEIPADGEVDADFIYTTEEPYQDEGAIKILTGNLAPEGAVLKVTGDDAFHHEGPARVFENEEEAMKYVQEGHISSGDVLVIRNEGPRGGPGMREMLGVTAAVVGQGHEDDVALLTDGRFSGATRGPMIGHVAPEAADGGPIGLIEEGDTITVDIPERTLSVDLSDGELADRREGWERAEPQYTTGVLAKYGAAFGSAANGAVTNPGAKRE
- a CDS encoding M14 family metallopeptidase, yielding MTVPRFSRRTVLRTAGGALAATVAGCIGGGGNDSTNEPDDTTNGSDDPPETERETHAMMEGTAYETSVHVLRAGDGPTGMVLGGVHGNETGGVEGARTVTEYDLAGGRLVVIPEANKPAVDEETRHGPDGDLNRQFPVGEAPTTGIARGLWDEITEYEPDCLIDMHTSRGIIGVDDGAVGQMIFPSSVEGATRDAATAAEYMNEEVMTAFLEENPEYAFQSGTVSGSEIEQSNEERLMAVMKAGADLGTTGWITEVTYKGLDLDQQAFLHDRLAVRLLAENGLEVESPLAGESFQSL
- a CDS encoding helix-turn-helix domain-containing protein; the protein is MVRDPFAEGTEPELTTVLEALCDDDCREIAETVESAMTASELSEACDVPLSTTYRKLDTMTEATLLEESIEIRADGRHTSRYRLAFEEVLLSIDEDRRFELTITRPARTADERLASLWSEVKEGL
- a CDS encoding metal-dependent hydrolase, translated to MFVGHAMLAFALVAGGAHRLGHDRERALVLGLLGGAFATIPDVDMLYALSGLVGESGAVSGFWSASTLVHRVLTHSLPVGLASAVGVALWARGISAPSRFGSWRLAGLAVLVGVVLTGISSGPLGLAVMAAFVLAGLAVATAAVRSGGFGPRSIGAAALVGLLSHPFGDLFTGEPPLFLYPFDVRFLDGRVLLSTDPTLHLLGTFGLELATIWLAVLVYCRLADCSVREHVQWRATLGIVYVGAVLALPAPTVDSAYRFVVGVLGVGIVGPAPLVRRAYRPGSGRSALGLGRPRPSAEGVLTPVLTALATITVAALSFGIGYALL
- a CDS encoding DUF7521 family protein, whose translation is MVHESAPEWVTIALVVVKTLTVVAGGAVTYFAYRASRRTRSRSLGFLAAGFALVTLGSALAGFAFEILDVWLGLGVLVEGLFVLAGFSLIAYSLLVE